Proteins encoded within one genomic window of Mesobacillus subterraneus:
- a CDS encoding 2-isopropylmalate synthase, which yields MQRIKIFDTTLRDGEQSAGVNLNFSEKLEIARQLERLSVDIIEAGFPAASKGDFASVAEIARQIKGCSVTGLARSVVTDIDTAWEALKHGAEPRLHLFIATSPIHRVHKLRQTKAEVIETAVSTVKYAAAKFPVIQWSAEDACRTELDFLAEIVEEVIKAGAKVINIPDTVGYISPQEYGQIFTYLRENVPSISKVELSAHCHDDLGMSIANSLAAVSAGATQVEGTINGIGERAGNAALEEFAVALHIRKDFYQAETGLNLKEISRTSSLVSKLTGMAVPTNKAVVGRNAFAHESGIHQDGVLKEKTTYEIISPELVGLQNNSMVLGKHSGRHAFRNRLTEIGLTVPEQDINQLFSVFKELADRKKEMTDDDLVAIILEEKLSKEQQYYRLDSIQVQYGTNQVPTATVTLYGCENEKIQEASTGSGSIEALYNTLENCLKEKACLLDYRIQSVGAGRDALAQVYVKLNFGGVETSGRGLAQDVLEASAKAYLNAVNRVLYMEETKKIAVSG from the coding sequence GTGCAAAGAATTAAAATATTTGATACGACTTTGAGGGATGGGGAACAGTCAGCCGGGGTCAATCTTAATTTTTCCGAAAAGCTGGAGATTGCCAGGCAATTAGAGAGGCTGAGCGTTGACATAATTGAGGCTGGGTTCCCAGCCGCATCTAAAGGGGACTTTGCTTCAGTAGCCGAAATTGCACGACAGATCAAAGGTTGTTCGGTTACCGGACTGGCGAGATCGGTTGTAACAGATATCGATACTGCATGGGAGGCATTGAAGCATGGTGCAGAGCCAAGGCTTCACCTGTTCATCGCCACCTCGCCCATCCACAGGGTACACAAGCTGAGGCAGACAAAAGCGGAGGTCATCGAAACGGCGGTAAGTACCGTGAAATATGCGGCTGCCAAGTTTCCGGTGATTCAGTGGTCTGCAGAGGATGCATGCCGCACCGAGCTTGACTTCCTTGCTGAAATCGTAGAAGAGGTGATCAAAGCCGGGGCAAAGGTCATCAATATTCCTGACACTGTCGGTTATATATCTCCACAGGAATATGGCCAGATATTCACTTACTTGCGAGAGAATGTTCCTTCTATTAGTAAGGTTGAATTATCAGCACATTGTCATGATGACCTTGGAATGTCAATCGCCAATTCACTTGCTGCTGTATCTGCAGGAGCCACACAGGTTGAAGGCACCATCAATGGGATAGGTGAGAGGGCAGGAAACGCTGCGCTGGAGGAATTTGCTGTGGCGCTTCATATCCGCAAAGATTTTTACCAGGCGGAAACGGGATTGAACCTTAAGGAAATTAGCAGAACGAGCAGCCTTGTCAGCAAGCTGACTGGAATGGCGGTTCCGACCAATAAAGCTGTGGTTGGAAGGAATGCCTTTGCCCATGAGTCAGGAATCCATCAGGATGGGGTTTTGAAAGAGAAAACAACTTATGAAATTATTTCCCCGGAACTTGTTGGACTGCAAAATAATTCAATGGTTCTGGGGAAACATTCTGGACGCCATGCATTCCGGAACAGGTTGACTGAGATCGGGCTGACGGTACCAGAGCAGGATATCAATCAATTATTCTCTGTATTTAAAGAATTGGCAGACAGGAAAAAAGAAATGACCGATGACGACCTTGTGGCGATCATCCTTGAAGAGAAGCTGTCAAAAGAACAACAATATTACCGTCTTGATTCCATTCAGGTCCAATATGGGACCAACCAGGTTCCTACAGCCACAGTTACACTGTATGGCTGTGAAAATGAAAAGATTCAGGAAGCGTCAACAGGGTCTGGAAGTATTGAGGCTTTATACAATACGCTTGAAAATTGCCTGAAAGAAAAAGCTTGTTTGCTTGATTACCGGATTCAGTCTGTTGGAGCCGGCAGGGATGCCCTGGCCCAGGTATATGTAAAGCTGAATTTCGGCGGTGTCGAGACGAGTGGGAGAGGCCTTGCACAGGATGTCCTTGAGGCTTCAGCAAAAGCCTATTTGAATGCAGTCAATAGAGTTCTATATATGGAAGAAACGAAGAAAATCGCGGTCAGCGGTTAA
- the ilvB gene encoding acetolactate synthase large subunit, which yields MEAALKETKAKTSEVSGADLLLKALEKENVEVIFGYPGGAVLPIYDKLYDSNILHVLPRHEQGGIHAAEGYARISGKPGVVIATSGPGATNIITGIADAMMDSLPLVVFTGQVATGVIGTDAFQEADILGITTPITKYNYQIRDIKDIPRIIKEAFYIATSGRPGPVVIDFPKDLAAGLSAEPAEEEIHLPGYQPTTEPNFLQVRKLSEAVSRAKRPVVLAGAGVLHAKASSLLKEYAEQQNLHVVHTLLGLGGFPANHEMFLGMAGMHGCYAANMALYHCDLLINIGARFDDRLTGNLKHFAPNATVAHIDIDPAEIGKNVPTQIPVVGDAGEALRQLLKLAGSTPLQEEWVETLKGWKKDFPYHYENSEVLKPQKVMELLYEKTAGEAIVVTDVGQHQMWAAQYYQFQKADQWVTSGGLGTMGFGLPASIGAQLADPTACVVAVLGDGGFQMSTQELAVIAEFQLPIKIAIFNNKALGMVRQWQEIFYKERYSHSKNPVQPSFVKLAEAYGIRGFEINSEAEAHSILNEVLHDKEPVLLDFRVDEAENVYPMIAPGKGIHEMVGVKK from the coding sequence ATGGAAGCTGCCTTGAAGGAAACAAAGGCTAAAACGAGTGAAGTAAGCGGAGCGGATTTACTGCTTAAGGCGCTGGAAAAGGAAAACGTCGAAGTCATTTTTGGCTACCCGGGAGGAGCTGTCCTTCCGATTTACGACAAACTCTATGACTCTAACATTCTTCATGTGCTGCCAAGGCATGAACAAGGAGGAATCCATGCAGCTGAAGGATATGCGAGAATCAGCGGGAAACCGGGCGTGGTAATTGCTACATCTGGACCGGGAGCGACCAATATCATCACCGGCATTGCGGATGCGATGATGGACTCCTTGCCGCTGGTCGTTTTCACAGGCCAGGTTGCGACAGGGGTGATCGGTACAGATGCGTTCCAGGAAGCCGACATTCTAGGCATCACCACTCCTATTACGAAATACAACTATCAGATCAGGGATATCAAAGACATCCCGCGAATTATCAAGGAAGCATTTTATATTGCGACAAGCGGAAGGCCTGGCCCAGTCGTCATCGATTTCCCAAAAGACCTTGCGGCGGGTCTATCGGCAGAACCTGCAGAAGAAGAAATCCACCTTCCTGGTTACCAGCCGACTACAGAGCCGAATTTCCTTCAGGTAAGAAAATTGTCCGAAGCAGTGAGCAGGGCGAAAAGGCCGGTCGTTCTCGCAGGGGCAGGTGTCCTTCACGCGAAGGCGTCGAGCCTGTTAAAAGAATATGCAGAGCAGCAAAACCTTCATGTTGTCCATACATTATTGGGGTTGGGAGGCTTTCCGGCTAACCATGAAATGTTCCTTGGAATGGCCGGGATGCATGGCTGCTATGCAGCGAACATGGCGCTTTATCATTGTGACCTGCTGATCAATATCGGAGCACGATTTGATGACCGGCTGACCGGAAACTTGAAACATTTCGCTCCCAATGCAACTGTTGCCCATATCGATATCGATCCGGCAGAAATCGGAAAAAATGTGCCAACGCAAATTCCGGTTGTCGGCGATGCAGGAGAGGCTTTAAGACAGTTGTTAAAGCTTGCAGGCAGTACGCCTCTCCAGGAAGAATGGGTGGAAACGCTTAAAGGCTGGAAAAAAGATTTTCCTTATCATTATGAAAACAGCGAAGTGTTAAAACCCCAAAAGGTGATGGAACTTCTATATGAAAAAACAGCAGGGGAAGCGATTGTCGTGACCGATGTCGGTCAGCATCAAATGTGGGCAGCACAGTATTATCAGTTTCAGAAAGCGGATCAGTGGGTGACCTCGGGAGGACTCGGGACAATGGGATTCGGACTTCCTGCAAGCATTGGAGCACAGCTGGCAGATCCGACTGCATGCGTTGTCGCCGTTCTAGGTGATGGAGGCTTCCAGATGTCAACTCAGGAGCTGGCGGTCATCGCTGAATTTCAGCTGCCGATCAAAATAGCGATTTTCAATAACAAAGCGCTTGGAATGGTCAGACAATGGCAGGAGATTTTTTACAAAGAAAGATATTCCCACAGTAAAAATCCGGTTCAGCCATCTTTTGTAAAACTGGCCGAGGCCTATGGTATCAGAGGATTTGAAATCAACTCCGAAGCAGAAGCGCATTCAATCCTGAATGAGGTCCTGCATGACAAGGAGCCGGTGCTGCTTGATTTCAGGGTTGATGAGGCAGAAAATGTCTACCCGATGATCGCGCCTGGGAAAGGAATCCACGAAATGGTGGGAGTGAAGAAATGA
- the ilvC gene encoding ketol-acid reductoisomerase yields MAKMYYNGDANEAYFNGKRVAVVGYGSQGHAHAQNLRDSGVEVVVGLRQGKSWEKAEQDGFEVKTVAEAVASSEVVMILLPDERQTAVYKNEIEPQLTGQALMFAHGFNVHFNQIVPPENCDVLLVAPKGPGHLVRRTYEEGAGVPALFAIHQDVSGNARDLALAYAKAIGALRAGALETTFKEETETDLFGEQAVLCGGLTSLVKAGFETLVEAGYQPELAYFETMHELKLIVDLMYEGGLEGMRYSISDTAQWGDFVSGPRVVNDQVKAEMKKVLTDIQEGTFAKGWIAENENNRPVFNSINDKENTHQIEEVGRELRKMMPFVNKQKQREVAASAKN; encoded by the coding sequence ATGGCGAAAATGTACTATAACGGAGATGCGAATGAGGCTTATTTTAACGGAAAGAGAGTGGCAGTTGTGGGGTACGGTTCACAGGGCCATGCACATGCGCAGAATCTCAGAGACAGTGGGGTTGAGGTTGTCGTTGGTTTAAGGCAAGGAAAGTCATGGGAGAAAGCGGAGCAGGATGGCTTTGAGGTTAAAACAGTTGCGGAAGCTGTGGCGTCATCCGAAGTAGTCATGATTCTTCTGCCTGATGAGAGACAGACTGCTGTGTACAAAAATGAGATCGAACCTCAGCTGACAGGCCAGGCGCTCATGTTCGCACACGGCTTTAATGTTCACTTTAACCAGATTGTCCCTCCGGAAAACTGTGATGTTTTGCTTGTCGCACCAAAGGGGCCGGGTCATTTGGTAAGAAGGACATATGAAGAGGGAGCAGGTGTCCCGGCGCTATTTGCCATCCATCAGGATGTATCGGGGAATGCAAGGGACCTTGCACTTGCTTACGCAAAAGCAATCGGTGCCTTGAGAGCGGGAGCACTTGAAACAACGTTTAAAGAAGAAACTGAAACGGATCTATTCGGAGAACAGGCAGTTTTATGCGGAGGCCTTACCTCGCTTGTGAAAGCTGGTTTCGAAACGCTTGTAGAGGCTGGCTACCAGCCGGAGCTGGCATATTTTGAAACGATGCATGAGCTGAAGCTGATCGTCGACCTGATGTATGAAGGCGGACTCGAAGGTATGCGCTACTCAATTTCTGATACTGCTCAATGGGGCGACTTTGTCAGCGGGCCAAGAGTCGTAAATGACCAGGTGAAAGCGGAAATGAAAAAAGTGTTGACCGACATTCAGGAAGGCACTTTCGCAAAAGGCTGGATTGCGGAAAATGAAAACAACAGACCGGTATTTAATAGCATCAACGACAAGGAAAACACCCACCAGATTGAAGAGGTTGGAAGAGAATTAAGAAAGATGATGCCGTTTGTCAACAAACAAAAGCAGAGAGAAGTGGCTGCCAGTGCAAAGAATTAA
- a CDS encoding XTP/dITP diphosphatase produces MDSVIIATKNKGKAKEFEKLFLPKGLSVKTLLDFPEIEDVEETGTTFEENAILKAEAIANILGVRVIADDSGLEIDALEGRPGVYSARYAGAEKNDENNIDKVLEELEAVPESERTARFCCALAMAEPGKETLTVFGTCEGRILEERHGTNGFGYDPIFFVETKAKSMAELASDEKNKISHRANAIRKLDELLNEREERHE; encoded by the coding sequence ATGGATTCAGTCATTATTGCGACAAAAAACAAAGGAAAAGCAAAAGAGTTCGAAAAGCTTTTTCTACCAAAAGGGTTGTCGGTAAAAACATTGCTTGATTTCCCGGAAATTGAAGATGTAGAGGAAACTGGTACTACGTTTGAAGAGAACGCCATCTTAAAAGCTGAGGCTATCGCTAATATTCTTGGAGTAAGAGTAATTGCGGATGATTCAGGACTTGAAATTGACGCGTTGGAAGGCAGACCAGGTGTTTATTCGGCACGTTACGCAGGTGCTGAAAAAAATGATGAAAATAACATCGACAAAGTTCTTGAAGAACTTGAGGCTGTACCGGAAAGCGAGCGCACCGCAAGATTCTGCTGCGCACTAGCGATGGCAGAGCCTGGTAAGGAAACATTGACTGTATTTGGGACGTGTGAAGGAAGAATCCTCGAGGAGAGACACGGTACCAATGGTTTTGGCTATGATCCGATTTTCTTCGTAGAAACAAAGGCGAAATCGATGGCGGAATTGGCATCAGACGAAAAAAACAAGATCAGCCATAGAGCTAATGCCATCAGAAAGCTGGATGAGCTCCTTAACGAGCGTGAGGAACGCCATGAATAG
- a CDS encoding metallophosphoesterase yields the protein MNRVLIVSDSHGSTEVLEGIERLHGNDVDLMIHCGDSELSESDAAILNFSSVKGNCDFNGNFPDDETHVVNGVKIFVTHGHLYSVKSTLVNLYYKAKELQADIVCFGHSHVLGAEMVDDVLFINPGSIRLPRGRTEKSYAILELVNGKAVVRIYDFGNGELTDLKQEFSLHKTS from the coding sequence ATGAATAGGGTGCTGATTGTCAGTGACAGCCACGGGTCGACTGAGGTGCTTGAGGGAATTGAGAGGCTGCATGGCAATGATGTGGACTTGATGATTCACTGCGGAGACTCCGAGCTTTCTGAAAGCGACGCAGCAATTTTGAATTTCAGTTCGGTCAAAGGAAATTGCGACTTTAATGGAAACTTTCCTGATGACGAAACACATGTCGTAAATGGCGTAAAAATCTTTGTGACGCATGGGCATCTCTACTCAGTAAAATCTACCCTCGTAAATTTATACTATAAGGCAAAAGAACTGCAGGCTGATATCGTCTGCTTTGGACATTCTCATGTGCTGGGAGCAGAAATGGTGGATGATGTACTATTCATCAATCCAGGAAGTATCAGACTTCCACGAGGCAGGACTGAAAAGAGTTATGCCATACTCGAGCTGGTAAATGGAAAAGCGGTAGTGAGGATTTATGACTTTGGAAACGGTGAGTTGACTGACTTGAAGCAGGAGTTTTCACTTCACAAAACGAGTTGA
- a CDS encoding acyl-CoA thioesterase gives MKKMDYINEIVSWEEEFEFFYQIKVRFSETDMFGHLNNTVPFTYFEQARIEYFKSKGFMQDWVKPENEMIPVVADLHCDYLSQIFFDEDLKIYVKANSIGNSSVDLHYMVKKADGSICLTGRGTIVQISKKTGKGVSWTEDMRHLFLEGKKSIVK, from the coding sequence ATGAAAAAGATGGACTACATTAATGAGATTGTAAGCTGGGAAGAGGAGTTTGAATTCTTTTATCAGATAAAGGTACGGTTTTCGGAGACAGATATGTTCGGGCACTTAAATAACACCGTTCCGTTTACATATTTCGAACAGGCGAGGATTGAATATTTCAAGAGCAAGGGGTTCATGCAGGACTGGGTCAAACCAGAGAATGAGATGATTCCGGTCGTTGCCGATCTGCACTGTGATTATTTAAGTCAGATCTTTTTTGATGAGGATCTGAAAATTTATGTCAAAGCCAATTCAATCGGAAATTCCTCGGTTGATCTGCACTATATGGTAAAAAAAGCAGACGGATCAATTTGCCTGACTGGAAGGGGAACAATCGTTCAAATTTCCAAGAAAACTGGCAAGGGAGTATCCTGGACAGAGGATATGAGGCACTTGTTTTTAGAAGGCAAGAAATCCATTGTTAAATAA
- the racE gene encoding glutamate racemase produces MNRPIGIIDSGVGGLTVAKEVMRQLPYEQIIYVGDTARCPYGPRPVEEVKRFTWQMTRFLLEKNIKMLVIACNTATAVVLDEIRNELSIPVLGVIQPGARTAIKVTDNYKIGIIGTEGTVKSRAYEHALKSINRRTAIEALACPKFVPLVESGEYDGRVAKKVVTETLQPLLGQGLDTLILGCTHYPLLEPLIKEVMGPEVKVISSGEETAREVSTILGHNDMFADREELPEHCYYMTGSRTIFSAIASQWLERPIENIEKIKLG; encoded by the coding sequence TTGAATCGACCAATCGGAATCATTGATTCAGGAGTAGGCGGGTTGACCGTTGCCAAGGAAGTCATGAGACAGCTTCCATACGAACAGATTATCTATGTCGGTGATACGGCTCGTTGTCCATACGGGCCTCGTCCTGTTGAAGAAGTTAAGAGATTCACCTGGCAAATGACCCGATTCCTGCTTGAAAAGAATATTAAAATGCTTGTTATTGCGTGTAATACTGCGACCGCGGTGGTTCTGGACGAGATACGGAATGAACTCTCAATTCCTGTGTTAGGTGTCATCCAGCCTGGTGCGAGGACAGCAATCAAAGTAACGGACAATTATAAAATTGGCATTATCGGAACTGAAGGCACTGTAAAAAGCCGAGCCTACGAGCATGCGCTGAAATCCATCAACCGGAGGACTGCCATTGAAGCACTCGCTTGCCCCAAATTCGTGCCGCTTGTAGAAAGCGGGGAATACGATGGACGGGTCGCAAAAAAAGTGGTCACCGAAACCCTGCAGCCATTACTGGGGCAAGGACTCGATACGTTGATCCTTGGCTGCACCCACTATCCTTTGCTCGAGCCGCTCATTAAGGAAGTCATGGGTCCTGAGGTCAAGGTAATCAGTTCAGGCGAGGAAACAGCCCGTGAGGTAAGCACGATCCTCGGCCATAACGACATGTTTGCTGACAGGGAAGAGCTTCCGGAGCATTGCTATTACATGACAGGTTCCAGAACGATTTTTTCCGCGATAGCATCTCAGTGGCTGGAAAGGCCGATAGAAAACATTGAAAAAATTAAATTAGGTTAA
- the gerE gene encoding spore germination transcription factor GerE, which translates to MKENEYTHKPLLTKREREVFELLVQDKTTKEIASELFISEKTVRNHISNAMQKLGVKGRSQAVVELLRMGELEL; encoded by the coding sequence TTGAAGGAAAATGAATATACTCACAAGCCATTACTCACTAAACGCGAAAGAGAAGTTTTCGAACTGTTAGTACAAGACAAAACAACAAAAGAGATCGCTAGTGAATTATTTATCAGCGAAAAAACGGTTCGGAACCATATTTCAAACGCCATGCAAAAGCTTGGTGTAAAGGGGCGTTCCCAAGCTGTTGTAGAGCTCCTGCGTATGGGAGAGCTAGAACTTTAA
- the rph gene encoding ribonuclease PH: protein MRFDGREPLQLRPIHIETDYLKHPEGSVLISVGDTKVICTASIEDRVPHFMRGEGKGWITAEYSMLPRATEQRNIREAAKGKISGRTMEIQRLIGRALRAVVNLEAIGERTVWIDCDVIQADGGTRTASITGAFVAMAMALEKLSKQKKLSAFPVTDFLAATSVGILKNGEAVVDLNYVEDSAANVDMNVVMTGNGEFVELQGTGEEATFSYSQLQELLKAAQDGITELFEKQKEALGEELTAKIEGGKQR from the coding sequence ATGCGATTTGATGGGCGTGAACCATTGCAATTAAGACCAATACATATTGAAACGGATTATCTGAAACATCCAGAAGGATCAGTACTGATTTCGGTGGGAGATACGAAAGTGATCTGTACAGCGAGCATTGAGGACCGTGTTCCGCATTTCATGCGCGGCGAGGGTAAAGGATGGATCACCGCAGAATACTCGATGCTGCCCCGTGCTACAGAACAGAGGAATATTCGTGAGGCGGCAAAAGGGAAGATTTCCGGAAGGACGATGGAAATCCAGCGATTGATTGGAAGGGCGTTGCGCGCCGTCGTAAATCTCGAGGCAATCGGAGAGCGTACTGTTTGGATCGATTGCGATGTCATCCAGGCAGATGGCGGCACCAGAACTGCTTCTATCACCGGAGCTTTTGTTGCGATGGCTATGGCTCTTGAGAAGCTGAGCAAGCAAAAGAAGCTTTCTGCTTTTCCTGTGACAGACTTTCTTGCTGCGACAAGTGTCGGGATCTTGAAGAATGGCGAGGCTGTTGTTGACTTGAATTATGTTGAGGATTCTGCTGCAAATGTCGACATGAATGTAGTCATGACAGGCAATGGGGAATTTGTTGAACTGCAGGGCACTGGAGAAGAAGCTACTTTTTCATACAGCCAGCTGCAGGAGCTTTTAAAAGCGGCTCAAGATGGAATAACAGAACTGTTCGAAAAACAGAAGGAAGCCCTGGGAGAGGAATTGACTGCCAAAATTGAGGGCGGAAAACAGAGATAG
- a CDS encoding MarR family winged helix-turn-helix transcriptional regulator, translated as MKLEGVEKNQGLETVADIEKDLRYISGIIKQKGRELLSNYTITPPQFIALQWLFEDGDMTIGELSNKMFLVCSTTTDLVDRMEKNELVVRVKDPNDRRVVRIHLLDEGERIIDEVIKKRQLYLQEVLKDFSGEEIVSLKEGLAKLHQEMRGE; from the coding sequence ATGAAACTTGAAGGGGTAGAAAAGAATCAGGGGCTGGAGACAGTAGCTGATATCGAAAAGGATTTACGATACATATCAGGCATCATTAAGCAGAAGGGACGCGAACTTCTCAGCAATTATACGATCACTCCTCCCCAGTTCATTGCCTTGCAATGGTTATTTGAGGACGGGGATATGACGATCGGTGAATTGTCGAATAAAATGTTCCTGGTCTGCAGTACGACCACTGATCTTGTTGACAGGATGGAGAAAAATGAACTTGTAGTAAGGGTAAAGGATCCAAATGACAGGCGTGTTGTTCGCATACATCTGCTGGACGAAGGTGAAAGGATCATCGATGAAGTGATCAAGAAACGCCAATTGTACCTTCAAGAAGTACTAAAGGATTTTTCAGGTGAGGAAATAGTATCCCTTAAAGAGGGCTTAGCGAAACTACATCAAGAAATGCGTGGAGAATGA
- the ilvE gene encoding branched-chain-amino-acid transaminase translates to MPDQWIYLNGEFVTKENAKVSVYDHGFLYGDGIFEGIRVYSGNIFRMEEHMDRLYRSAKSIMLNMPHSKEEFTGLVVETVERNQLRDAYIRIVVSRGVGDLGLDPFKCPNANVVIIVEPLAIFPKELYDLGLEIVTVATRRNRPDVLSPKVKSLNYLNNVLVKIEAHLANVSEALMLNDQGYVAEGSADNIFIVRGNTFLTPPGYVGALEGITRNAVIDIAKNLGYEVKEEPFTRHDVYTADEVFLTGTAAEVIAVIKVDGRTIGDGVPGEHTQNILREFRAKVVTDGVQVYSEKAHQVS, encoded by the coding sequence GTGCCCGATCAATGGATCTACTTAAATGGTGAATTTGTCACCAAGGAAAATGCTAAGGTTTCGGTATATGATCATGGATTTCTATACGGAGACGGTATTTTTGAAGGGATACGGGTATACAGCGGCAATATTTTCAGGATGGAAGAACATATGGACCGGCTTTACCGGTCAGCCAAGTCCATCATGCTGAACATGCCGCACTCCAAGGAGGAGTTCACCGGACTGGTTGTTGAGACGGTGGAACGGAATCAATTGAGGGATGCTTATATCCGTATTGTCGTCTCCAGGGGTGTCGGGGACCTAGGGCTTGATCCTTTTAAATGCCCGAACGCGAATGTGGTCATCATCGTAGAGCCACTGGCTATTTTCCCGAAGGAGCTGTATGACCTGGGTTTGGAAATAGTAACAGTCGCGACCAGAAGAAATCGTCCAGACGTATTGAGCCCGAAAGTGAAATCACTGAACTATTTAAATAACGTTCTTGTAAAAATTGAAGCTCATCTGGCAAATGTAAGTGAAGCATTAATGCTTAACGATCAGGGATATGTTGCAGAAGGCTCCGCAGATAATATTTTTATCGTGAGAGGCAATACGTTCCTCACACCGCCAGGATATGTAGGGGCTTTAGAAGGAATCACCAGAAATGCGGTTATCGATATCGCGAAAAATCTGGGGTACGAGGTGAAGGAGGAACCATTTACCCGCCATGATGTATACACGGCCGACGAAGTATTCCTTACAGGGACGGCAGCAGAAGTGATCGCCGTCATCAAAGTGGATGGAAGAACCATCGGTGATGGAGTACCAGGAGAGCATACACAGAATATCCTGCGTGAGTTCAGGGCGAAAGTAGTGACAGACGGAGTTCAGGTTTATTCGGAAAAAGCGCATCAGGTCAGTTGA
- a CDS encoding GerMN domain-containing protein, with protein sequence MSKNKKALVVTAATLATTVFLSGCGLFGGEEKKKIDPPQDVTLMEDGEALDENVSTEINEDGKEAGETSIQTELYLIDKNGYVVSQTMGLPKKEGVAQQALEHLVANGPVEQMLPNGFRAVLPADTQMTVNIKDGTATVDFSKEFASYKKEDEKKILQAVTWTLTQFDTVDEVKLQMNGTPLEAMPVGGTPIGEELSRADGINNDNSDVVDITNTKAVTVYYIGGEEGAYYYVPVTKRVSSDVKDNITAIVNELVDGPAYASNLLSDFQSGVKLLDTPKVEDGKITLNFNESIYVSLEEKMVSEHLLNSLVLSLTEQAGVESVALTVNGKADVLTEKGEKLAEPVTRPEKVNTGSF encoded by the coding sequence ATGTCAAAAAATAAGAAGGCTTTGGTCGTTACAGCTGCTACATTGGCAACTACGGTATTCCTGTCTGGCTGTGGACTGTTCGGAGGCGAGGAAAAGAAGAAGATTGATCCTCCCCAGGATGTTACTTTAATGGAAGATGGGGAGGCGCTTGATGAAAATGTTTCTACAGAAATAAATGAGGATGGAAAAGAAGCAGGTGAGACGTCCATCCAGACAGAACTTTATTTGATCGATAAAAATGGGTATGTCGTCTCGCAGACGATGGGTCTTCCGAAAAAAGAGGGAGTAGCGCAGCAGGCGCTGGAACACCTGGTTGCGAATGGGCCTGTTGAGCAAATGCTTCCAAATGGCTTCAGGGCCGTCCTTCCAGCTGACACCCAAATGACAGTGAACATTAAGGACGGAACAGCAACAGTAGACTTTTCAAAGGAGTTTGCAAGCTATAAAAAAGAGGATGAGAAAAAGATTCTTCAGGCTGTGACATGGACGCTTACACAATTTGATACAGTTGATGAAGTGAAGCTTCAAATGAATGGCACTCCACTTGAGGCGATGCCTGTAGGCGGTACTCCTATTGGGGAAGAGTTAAGCCGTGCGGATGGCATCAACAACGATAACTCCGATGTGGTGGATATTACGAATACTAAAGCGGTTACTGTTTACTATATTGGCGGTGAGGAAGGGGCATATTATTATGTTCCTGTAACAAAACGCGTCAGCAGTGATGTGAAGGATAACATTACCGCAATTGTGAACGAGCTTGTTGATGGTCCTGCTTATGCTTCGAATCTCTTGTCGGACTTCCAGTCGGGTGTAAAGCTGCTCGATACTCCTAAGGTTGAGGATGGAAAGATTACATTGAACTTCAATGAATCCATCTACGTAAGCCTGGAAGAAAAAATGGTTTCTGAACACCTGTTAAATTCACTTGTACTGTCACTGACAGAACAGGCGGGAGTGGAGAGCGTAGCCCTTACGGTTAACGGTAAGGCGGATGTGCTGACAGAAAAGGGAGAAAAACTGGCTGAACCGGTTACAAGACCTGAAAAAGTAAACACAGGTAGTTTTTAA